One genomic segment of Streptomyces sp. NBC_00239 includes these proteins:
- the modA gene encoding molybdate ABC transporter substrate-binding protein: MSSALNHRRAAAAVLTAALLVPLSACGSSDSDGRKDATAGSSSAPSADAPEDAKLTVLAASSLTDVFKTAGAAYEKAHPGTEVTFSFAGSQELAAQVKQGAPADALVTADTKTMDGLTSEVAGTPAVIAKNRLVIATTKGNPHKIGALKDLADTKLKVVLAAPEVPVGRYSKKILDAQKVVVKPVSLEPNVRAVLSKVELGEADAGLVYKTDAAKAADKVEAVVIPDAQNAVASYPAAALKTSENAGAAAAFVAWLSTPEAQRILRDAGFQQP; the protein is encoded by the coding sequence ATGTCCTCTGCCCTGAACCACCGCCGCGCCGCTGCCGCCGTCCTCACCGCCGCCCTGCTCGTCCCTCTGTCCGCCTGCGGCAGCAGCGACAGCGACGGCAGGAAGGACGCCACCGCCGGCTCGTCGTCCGCGCCGTCCGCCGACGCGCCCGAGGACGCCAAGCTGACCGTGCTCGCCGCCTCTTCGCTCACCGACGTCTTCAAGACGGCGGGCGCCGCGTACGAGAAGGCCCACCCGGGCACCGAGGTCACGTTCTCCTTCGCCGGCTCCCAGGAGCTGGCCGCCCAGGTCAAGCAGGGCGCCCCGGCCGACGCGCTGGTCACCGCCGACACCAAGACCATGGACGGTCTGACCTCCGAGGTCGCCGGCACGCCCGCCGTCATCGCGAAGAACCGCCTGGTCATCGCCACGACCAAGGGCAACCCGCACAAGATCGGCGCGCTCAAGGACCTCGCGGACACCAAGCTGAAGGTCGTCCTCGCCGCCCCCGAGGTGCCGGTGGGCCGCTACAGCAAGAAGATCCTCGACGCCCAGAAGGTCGTCGTGAAGCCGGTCTCGCTGGAGCCGAACGTCCGTGCGGTGCTCTCCAAGGTCGAACTGGGCGAGGCCGACGCCGGCCTGGTCTACAAGACCGACGCGGCCAAGGCCGCCGACAAGGTCGAGGCCGTCGTCATCCCCGACGCGCAGAACGCCGTCGCCTCCTACCCGGCGGCGGCCCTCAAGACGTCCGAGAACGCCGGGGCCGCTGCCGCGTTCGTGGCGTGGCTGAGCACCCCTGAGGCGCAGCGGATCCTCAGGGACGCGGGCTTCCAGCAGCCGTAG
- a CDS encoding ABC transporter permease: MSRPRPTRTPFALALPALLGVAFLLLPLIGILVRTSWEDLGTHLTTPGVIEALKLSLLVSFWALGLSLVLGVPLAWLLARVEFPGKAVVRSLVLLPMVLPPTVGGVALLLGFGRRGLLGPWLEDSFGITLPFHTSGAVIAATFVAMPFLVISLEGALGGLKTSYEETAASLGAAPVRVFFTVTLPMVAPGLIAGAALTWARALGEFGATITFAGNLPGTTQTLPLQVYLLLQDQPEAATSLSLLLLAIAMAVLIALRGRWTGTPVDRRTKGPAAGPAEESAAGTGPTGDRPADAATGPGTGPGTGAGTGAGTGPESGPGSGPDARAVAGPGGRGTAAPAHTPPNANAHADAHSHAPESWPLHAEVTGFNELTLDAAPGTTIAVVGENGAGKTTLLRALLGLTPRAHARLRLGDTDATGLPPHKRQVAWVPQDGALFPHLTALANTAYGLRARGVPRAQARREAQEWLDRLGVGPLGRRKPGQLSGGQAQRVALARALAARPRLLLLDEPLAALDQTTRARVRHTLRAHLAGFGGVCLIVTHDPVEAVSLADRVLVLEGGRTLQDAPPAEVTRHPRSPWVARMLGRNAWPGTVTAGGLVTAGGGRLVLADAAPEGTSALAIIAPEAVAVHRDRPGGSPRNVWPGTVREITSVGSRLRVLITSPEAPDLVAEITPEAAAELRLAEGAAVWTSVKATEVTLVSL, translated from the coding sequence ATGAGCCGACCCCGCCCCACCCGCACGCCGTTCGCGCTGGCCCTGCCGGCCCTGTTGGGCGTCGCGTTCCTGCTGCTGCCGCTGATCGGCATCCTGGTCCGCACCTCCTGGGAGGACCTCGGCACGCACCTCACCACGCCCGGGGTGATCGAGGCGCTCAAGCTGTCCCTCCTCGTCTCGTTCTGGGCCCTCGGCCTGTCCCTGGTGCTGGGCGTGCCGCTGGCCTGGCTGCTGGCGCGGGTCGAGTTCCCCGGCAAGGCGGTGGTGCGCTCGCTGGTGCTGCTGCCGATGGTGCTGCCGCCCACGGTCGGCGGCGTCGCGCTGCTGCTCGGCTTCGGGCGGCGCGGCCTGCTCGGGCCGTGGCTCGAGGACTCGTTCGGCATCACCCTGCCCTTCCACACCTCGGGCGCCGTGATCGCGGCGACCTTCGTGGCGATGCCGTTCCTCGTCATCAGCCTGGAGGGCGCGCTCGGCGGCCTCAAGACCAGTTACGAGGAGACGGCCGCCTCGCTGGGCGCGGCTCCCGTACGGGTGTTCTTCACCGTCACCCTGCCCATGGTGGCGCCCGGCCTGATCGCCGGGGCCGCGCTCACCTGGGCCCGGGCACTCGGCGAGTTCGGCGCCACCATCACCTTCGCCGGGAACCTGCCCGGCACCACCCAGACCCTGCCCCTCCAGGTGTACCTGCTGCTCCAGGACCAGCCCGAGGCCGCCACCTCGCTCTCCCTGCTGCTGCTCGCCATCGCCATGGCCGTGCTGATCGCGCTGCGCGGCCGCTGGACCGGCACACCCGTCGACCGCCGTACCAAGGGCCCGGCCGCCGGGCCCGCCGAGGAGTCCGCGGCCGGCACCGGTCCGACCGGGGACCGTCCCGCGGACGCGGCCACCGGACCGGGCACCGGACCGGGCACGGGAGCGGGCACGGGAGCGGGCACGGGGCCGGAATCGGGGCCGGGATCGGGACCGGACGCGCGCGCGGTCGCCGGGCCGGGCGGCCGGGGTACGGCTGCCCCGGCCCACACACCCCCCAACGCCAACGCCCACGCCGACGCCCACTCCCACGCCCCCGAGTCCTGGCCCCTGCACGCCGAGGTGACCGGTTTCAACGAGCTCACCCTCGACGCCGCACCCGGCACCACCATCGCCGTCGTCGGCGAGAACGGCGCCGGCAAGACCACCCTGCTGCGCGCCCTGCTCGGCCTGACCCCGCGGGCGCACGCCCGGCTGCGCCTCGGTGACACCGACGCGACCGGCCTGCCCCCGCACAAGCGGCAGGTGGCGTGGGTGCCGCAGGACGGCGCCCTGTTCCCGCACCTCACCGCGCTCGCGAACACCGCGTACGGGCTGCGCGCCCGCGGGGTGCCGCGCGCGCAGGCCCGCCGCGAGGCGCAGGAGTGGCTGGACCGGCTCGGCGTCGGCCCGCTCGGCCGCCGCAAGCCCGGCCAGCTCTCAGGCGGCCAGGCCCAGCGGGTCGCGCTGGCCCGGGCGCTCGCCGCCCGCCCCCGGCTGCTGCTCCTCGACGAGCCGCTGGCCGCACTCGACCAGACCACCCGGGCGCGGGTACGGCACACCCTGCGCGCGCACCTGGCCGGGTTCGGCGGGGTCTGCCTGATCGTCACGCACGACCCGGTGGAGGCCGTGTCGCTGGCCGACCGGGTGCTCGTACTCGAAGGCGGCCGCACCCTGCAGGACGCGCCGCCCGCCGAGGTCACCCGGCATCCGCGGTCGCCGTGGGTGGCGCGGATGCTCGGCCGCAACGCGTGGCCCGGCACGGTCACCGCGGGCGGCCTCGTCACCGCGGGCGGCGGCCGGCTGGTCCTCGCCGACGCGGCCCCCGAGGGCACGTCCGCGCTGGCGATCATCGCGCCGGAGGCGGTCGCGGTGCACCGCGACCGGCCGGGCGGCAGCCCGCGCAACGTCTGGCCGGGCACGGTCCGGGAGATCACCTCGGTCGGCAGCAGGCTGCGCGTCCTCATCACCTCGCCGGAGGCGCCCGACCTGGTCGCGGAGATCACCCCCGAGGCCGCCGCCGAACTGCGGCTGGCCGAGGGTGCCGCGGTGTGGACCAGCGTGAAGGCCACCGAGGTCACCCTCGTCTCCCTCTGA